In Gemmatimonadota bacterium, the following proteins share a genomic window:
- a CDS encoding carbohydrate-binding family 9-like protein, with protein MSDSPSPKIVPKTYTCYRACGPIAIDGKLSDPSWIRAPRTDLFVDIEGDLKPIPRFGTRAMMLWDDAYFYVAADMEEPDVWGTLTKRDSIICHDNDFEVFIDPDGDTNHYMEFEINPLNAVWDLYLPKPYSKGGEADHDWDFEGVRHAVHIDGTVNCSHDVDRGWSTEIAFPWTSMAEYAGVDCPPKPGDSWRVNFSRVEWEFERHKDGYLRKEGVPCDNWVWSPQGEVNMHIPEMWGHVVFSDTVVGTAEM; from the coding sequence ATGTCCGACTCGCCATCACCGAAGATCGTTCCCAAGACCTACACCTGTTACCGTGCCTGCGGCCCCATCGCGATCGACGGCAAGCTGAGCGACCCGTCCTGGATCCGGGCGCCCCGCACCGATCTCTTCGTCGATATCGAAGGCGACCTCAAGCCCATTCCGCGGTTCGGCACCCGGGCCATGATGCTTTGGGACGACGCGTACTTCTACGTGGCGGCGGACATGGAGGAGCCGGACGTCTGGGGCACTCTGACCAAGCGCGACTCCATCATCTGTCACGACAACGACTTCGAGGTGTTCATCGATCCGGACGGCGACACGAACCACTACATGGAGTTCGAGATCAACCCCCTGAACGCCGTCTGGGACCTGTACCTGCCCAAACCCTACAGCAAGGGCGGAGAGGCCGACCACGACTGGGACTTCGAAGGCGTGCGCCACGCCGTCCACATCGACGGCACGGTCAACTGCTCGCATGACGTGGACCGGGGCTGGTCCACCGAAATCGCCTTCCCCTGGACCAGCATGGCCGAGTACGCCGGCGTCGACTGCCCACCGAAGCCCGGCGACTCCTGGCGGGTCAACTTCTCGCGGGTGGAATGGGAATTCGAGCGCCACAAGGACGGCTACCTGCGGAAAGAAGGCGTCCCCTGCGACAACTGGGTCTGGTCGCCCCAGGGCGAGGTCAACATGCACATCCCCGAGATGTGGGGGCACGTGGTATTCTCGGATACGGTGGTGGGTACGGCGGAGATGTGA
- a CDS encoding phytanoyl-CoA dioxygenase family protein — MKLEDAKAHLDEHGYVVLREALSPDQANALRDRSVELAAEEKTDSGEHVYFDGHAQRVWNLVNKGQIYEEMIQLPQVLALQEHLLGDDCILSSFTVNLIGPGAPAGGLHVDFPLGRFPQPPPPFALCANTIYVLDDFTLENGATRIVPGSYRRGYTPDPEATYDDVIQLDARKGDIVIIHGATWHSSGANRTGQERMILLGFFCRSFMKPQQDQFRLASPEVVDRATPALRRLLGFESQSGMRT, encoded by the coding sequence ATGAAACTCGAGGACGCCAAAGCCCATCTCGACGAACACGGCTACGTCGTGCTCAGGGAGGCGCTGTCCCCGGACCAGGCCAACGCCCTGCGCGATCGCTCGGTCGAGTTGGCCGCGGAGGAAAAGACCGACAGCGGGGAGCACGTCTACTTCGACGGGCACGCGCAGCGGGTGTGGAACCTGGTCAACAAGGGCCAGATTTACGAGGAGATGATCCAACTGCCGCAAGTGCTCGCGCTCCAGGAACACCTGCTGGGCGACGACTGCATACTCAGCAGTTTTACCGTCAATCTCATCGGCCCCGGCGCGCCGGCCGGCGGCCTGCACGTCGACTTCCCGCTGGGGCGGTTCCCGCAGCCCCCTCCACCGTTTGCCCTCTGTGCCAATACGATCTACGTGCTCGACGACTTCACGCTGGAGAACGGAGCCACGCGGATCGTGCCGGGCAGCTACAGGCGCGGATACACCCCCGACCCGGAAGCGACGTACGACGACGTCATCCAACTGGACGCCCGCAAAGGCGATATCGTGATCATCCATGGCGCGACCTGGCACAGCAGCGGCGCCAATCGCACCGGGCAGGAGCGGATGATTCTGCTCGGGTTTTTCTGCCGCTCGTTCATGAAGCCGCAGCAGGACCAGTTCAGGCTGGCGAGCCCCGAGGTCGTCGATCGGGCGACGCCGGCCCTGAGGCGACTGCTGGGATTCGAATCGCAGTCGGGCATGCGGACCTGA
- a CDS encoding isoaspartyl peptidase/L-asparaginase, translating into MIVMATNNGDVGIQQAVAALREGKTAVDAIEIGIREVEVHRPDRSVGLHGYPNILGYPQLDALIMDGRTRDVGAVGAVTGYDHPISIARCVMEKLIHVFLVGDGAERFASEMGFEKSTYVDPEMPEIYAKHVREQLGIDDPEELQHTNELWKLSHLAVDPQKAGGTTNFIAQDGKGDICVGVSTSGWGWKYPGRLGDSPVISAGGFADNRYGAAACTGTGELAIRTGAARNVVTYMKMGMSLEEATAEGLRDMNELDSQRVGGVQIISLDASGAHMAGTTSDRSGSHVYMTADMDEPEFVEGISVPYEG; encoded by the coding sequence ATGATTGTCATGGCTACGAACAACGGCGACGTGGGCATCCAGCAGGCGGTGGCCGCGCTCAGGGAAGGCAAGACCGCCGTGGACGCTATCGAGATCGGCATCCGGGAGGTGGAGGTGCACCGCCCCGACCGCAGCGTCGGGCTCCACGGGTATCCCAACATCCTGGGCTATCCCCAACTGGACGCCCTCATCATGGACGGACGCACCCGCGACGTGGGCGCCGTGGGCGCGGTGACGGGCTACGACCATCCGATCTCGATCGCCCGCTGCGTCATGGAGAAGCTGATCCACGTCTTTCTGGTGGGTGACGGCGCGGAGCGGTTCGCCAGCGAAATGGGGTTCGAGAAGAGCACCTACGTGGATCCCGAGATGCCCGAGATCTACGCAAAGCATGTGCGCGAACAACTGGGAATCGACGACCCCGAAGAACTCCAGCATACGAACGAACTCTGGAAGCTGAGCCACCTGGCCGTCGATCCGCAGAAGGCCGGCGGCACGACCAACTTCATCGCGCAGGACGGCAAGGGCGACATCTGTGTCGGCGTCAGCACGAGCGGGTGGGGGTGGAAGTACCCGGGACGCCTGGGCGATTCGCCGGTCATCAGCGCGGGAGGCTTCGCCGACAACCGCTACGGCGCCGCGGCATGCACGGGCACGGGCGAACTGGCCATCCGGACCGGCGCGGCACGGAACGTGGTAACCTACATGAAGATGGGCATGTCCCTCGAAGAAGCCACGGCGGAGGGGCTGCGGGACATGAACGAGCTGGATTCCCAGCGCGTGGGCGGCGTGCAGATCATTTCTTTGGACGCGAGCGGCGCCCATATGGCGGGTACCACGAGCGACCGGTCCGGCAGCCACGTCTACATGACGGCCGACATGGACGAGCCGGAATTTGTCGAAGGCATCTCGGTGCCGTACGAAGGCTAG